TGAATGGGCTGTTGGATTTGGTGACAGACCACGGAAGCCAAATGAACTCTTCGATACAATTAAATGCATTAGATTGTAGGGCGCTGGTTGTCTTGTGCACACTAAATTTAATGGCCTAATAGAATTGTGCGATAGCTGGAAACGTCTTATCCTGTTGAGGCCGACGGGTTCGTGTTATATAGAGTTGGGGCGCACCTCCCAACCATAGCGCATACATTGTTGAGATtacataagagagagagagatattcaaGGAAGAGATAGAACTTGGAGAGAAAGGAAAATAatctatctatctctatctatctatcctAACTACCTCATGCACCGGGTGCACCATAGCATGTTTAACACCCttccttaatcacaacttcattaagttgagattatgcttgaatTCTTCAAAACTCCTTGTGGGCAAAGGCTTTGTAAATCCATCTGCAATTTGATCCTTTGAATGCACAAACCGAATGTCAAGTTGCTTTTGagcaactctttctctgacaaattGAAAGTCTATCTCTATGTTCTTTGTTCTAGCATGAAACACAGGATTAGCAGAAAGATAAGTGGCTCCAAGGTTGTCAGACCACAGACATGGAGCTTGTTTACTCTTCACCCCAAGCTCTTTCAACATAGACTGAACCCATATGATTTCAGCTGTAGCATTTGCTAATGCTTTGTACTCTGCCTTAGTACTCGACCTAGATACAGTAGCCTCTTTGCGTGTACACCATGATATTAAGTTAGGCCCCAAAAAGCTGCAAAACCACCTGTTGAGTGCCTGTCATCCAGGCATCCTGCCCAGGCAGAATCAGAAAAGGCACTGACAAGGGTAGAAAATGACTTGCTGAAATTTAGATCTATATTGAGAGTATGTTTAACATATCTGACTATGCGCTCGGCAGCTGTCAAGTGAACATCAGTAGGTGCATGCAAAAACTGGCAGACTTTGTTGACAACAAAAGATAGATCAGGCCTGGTAAGAGTTAGATACTGAAGAGCTCCTACGAGGCTTCTATATTTTGTGCTATCTTCCTGACTCAAAGGTTTACCTTCTGCAAGAGACAATTTTTCTGAGTTGGATAATGGAGTGAGTGAGGGTTTACAACCTTGCAATCCTGCCCTTTTAACCAGATCAGTTGCATATTTTGCTTGAGAGAGACTCCATTCATGCTTCTttacctcaatcccaagaaagaagtgcaagtctccaagatcctttaacGCAATCTTTGCACTCAAGTCTTTTAAGAGACCTCTGATTGCTTCATCAGATGAGCTGgtcacaataatatcatcaacatagatgagaacaaatatgcatgtattggATCtgttataaataaataatgatgtgTCTGATTTAGAGGGAAAAATCCAAGTTTTTGCATCTTGTGACAGAGATGAGAGTACCATGCCCTTGGAGCTTGTTTTAATCCATATAGAGCTTTATCAAGCTTGCACACATAAGAGGGAGTATTTTTACTTTCAAACCCAAGAGGTTGTTTCATGTACACattctcttccagaacaccatggagaaaCATGTTCTGTACATCAAGCTGCCTGAGACTCCAACCTCTGGAAACAGTAATAGACAAAACAAGACGAATAGTGGTAACTTTTACCACATGACTAAATGTATCCTCATAGTCTATGCCATATCGCTGTTTGAAGCCTTTTGCAACGAGCCTAGCCTTATAGCAGTTAATGGTTCCATCAGATCTCCTCTTAATtatgaaaacccacttgcaatcaattaaATTTGTACCTTGTTGTGGTGGAACCAGGTgccatgttttgtttttctttAGTGCCATGTACTCCTCATTCATTGCCTTCTTCCACTTATCATCACAAAGTGTTGCATCAAGGGTTTTGGGCTCATCTGGTTCTCCTGTGGAACAGACAAACCATATTTAGTCATATGTTTGTAATTTACGGGTTGAGTTACCCCTTGTTGCAGTCGTGTACATCGTGATGGTGGAGCAGCAGAATCCATAGCCGCAGAGGATCCAGAGAGCTGCGCAGGATCATCAGCTGCAGCTGCAACTGATCCCGAGGCGGATCCTGTCGCGAGAGCAGCTCCAGCGCCCGCAGGGTTGGCTGGATCTTCTATGGCCAACGTTTGAAGCGCTACGTCTACGGTTGGCACAGAGAATCTCGAGCCACGCGCCTCTGCGCGCGCGCCGGTCGGTCGACCGCTTGTGGGGGGACCCGCTGGGTCCGCATCCTCCCTGGCGTGTGCCGAGTACCGCCGCTTGTATGTGACCGGTTGGGCACCGTACCATGCGCCATTTGGAGGAGCCCGTGTGTCAGGCGCGGAGACGTCGCGGCGTGAGTCCGGCGTAGAAGCGCGTGCGCCTACACCTGTCCCCTCTACGGTGGCTGATCCCGAGGAGGATCCATCCTCTTGCGCCGTTAGCGATCCCGAGGCGGATCCGATCGCGTGCGTCGCTGCCGATCCCGAGGCGGATCTGTCTCCTTCCACGGGACACATGGGATATAGCCTGAATTTTGCACCGtttgcttcattttcttcgcagtttCTCCTGTTTCATCGACACAGGACTCATGCATGCCATTAGATGAGTTAGTCAACAAGTGATCATCAACATTTTGTCCCCCTAGATCAGAGCTAGTGAGATGAGGTGGCAAGAGAAGAATTTCTTCTCGAAGAAGTGCGCCGACATTAGGGTGAAGATCAACGAAAGGAAATTTAGTTTCATTAAAGACTACATCACGGGATATGTAAACACGTCTCGTGGAGACATCCAGGCACTTGACCCCCTTATGCTGAGCACTATAGCCAAGGAACACGCATTGTTTTGATCGGAACATGAGTTTGCGATTATTGTAGAGGGACGTAGGTTTGGCCAACAGGCACACCCAAAGACACGAAGAGACTTATAGTCGGGTTTGGTGTGAAGAAGCCTTTCTACAGGAGTTTCATGATTAATGACATGACTAGGTAGCATGTATATTATATGAACGGCAGTGAGAaacgcttcatcccaaaatttaagAGGCATGGAGGCGCCTGCCAAAAGAGCAAGGCCAACTTCAACAATGTGCCGATGCTTTCGTTCAGCTGACCCATTTTGCTGGTGAGCATGAGGGCGTGACACGTGGTGTGAGATACCAAGTGTCTAGAAGAAGGAGTTCAACTTTTCGTATTCCCCTCCCTAGTCGGATTGGACAACAATGATTTTACTGTCAAACTTTCGTTCAACTAGAGCTTGAAAGTTTTTGAAAACTTGAAACACATCAGATCGTTTCTTTAAGAGATATATCCATGAGAATTTACTACAGTCATCGATAAAACTGACATAATAGTTGTGTGTACCAACAGAAGTGGGATCAGGGccccaaacatcagaaaaaatCAACTGTAATGGTTTGGTAGAAATACTGGTAGAAATTGGGTAAGGCAACTGATGACTTTTAGCTCTCTGACATGAatcgcaaattgtttcatgatgacGCTCACCAATaaacgggagcttatttttcctaagtaaCCTTCAACTAAAGAAAAAGAAGCATGTCCTAATCGATCATGCTAACGTGTGGATGAaagcttgatagcaccacaagcttgcttattttgtcttcgaaactccggaATCAATGGATAGAGGCCGCCAACGCATCTACCTTGATAGAGAATTGTCctcgttgcctgatccttgatcaaaaagaagtaaGGGTGAAATTAGAGAAAGACATGATTGTCAAGGGCAATTCGATGGACAGAAGAAGACTTTTGTTGGCACTGGGAACATGCAAAAAAATTCTAAGATGAATGTTGCGATGAGGGGTACGAAATATTGAGTGACCAAAGTGACGTATACTCATACCTTCTCCGTTGGCGGTGTGGATTTGATCCTTGTCGCGGTATTTCTCCTTCATAGTGACCTTCTCGAGCTCGTTGGTGATGTGGTTAGTGGCTCCGCTGTCAACATACCAATTTGTGTCGACGCCATAGGAGCCATCGGCCGCCGCAACGACTTTCTCCTCATCTTGCGAGTCGTAGTCGTCCTCCTCATACCTATACCAGCAGTCCTTCGCTGTGTGCCCGGGCTTGCCACAGATTTGGCACCGGGGAGTGTCCGGGCGGTTTCTGCGGCCGCCACCAGCTCCGCGTCCACGGCGACCACGGCCGCCAGATTGGGGTGGTGTGGCGCCACGGCTTCCGTTGCCAGACCTGCCCTTGTTGCGAGATGAGCCCCGCGATCGGGAGCCGCCACCCCGCCCGCGAGTGGCCATGTTGGCATAAGATTTGAAGCCGCCGCCGCCAGATCCTTGGAAGTGAGCCATGCGCTGATCGAAGTTGGATAGCATGGCAAAGAGCTCATCAAGTGTTACCTCAATGACGCGAGCGTCGAGGGCAGAGACCAGGGGCTGGTAGTCGGCGTCGAGCCCGTGGATGATGTAGGAGGCGAGTTCGTCGTCGGGGCGCCTTGCCCGCGGCAGCTAGCTCATCAGTGTAGCCGCGCATGGCAGCGAAGTAGGAGGTGACGAAGAGGTTGCCCTTCTGCGCGTTGATGAGGGAGGTTCAGATGTTGTTGATGCGGCTGGCGGACTGCGAGGAGAACATGTCGGCGAGCGTCGTCCAGAGCGCGCCTGCGATGGTGACCGTGGTCACCGCGAGCAGCACCTCGCGCGTCAGATTATTCAGCAGGTATCCAAGAACCTGCTGATCCTCCCTGACCCAGATTGGGTGGAGAGAGTTGGGTGATGAAGTCtccttgccgtccttggtggtgACGAGGAGTCTCGCCGGCTCCGGCTGAGTGCCGTCGACATAGCCGAAGACACCGGCGCCATGCAGCCGGGGAATGACTTGCGTGCACCATAGCACATAGTTTGTGCGCGTCAGCTTCTCGGTAACCTAGCCATCATTGAGGCTGGTTTGGGAGGCGCcggaggaggaagacatggctaGGGCTAGATGGAGTTCCTATGAAGCTTAGATGGGAAAAGGATGGCTCTGACTATCATGTGCGATAGCTGGAAACGTCTTAGCATGTTGAGGCCGACGGGTTCGTGTTATATAGAGTTGGGGCACACCTCCCAACCATAGCGCATACATTGTTGAGATTACATAAGAGAGGGATATTCAAGGAAGAGATAGAACTTGGAGAGAAAGGAAATAATCTATCTCTGTCTATCTATCTATCCTAACTACCTCATGCGCCGGGTGCACCATAGCATGTTTAACAAGAATTACAACTGGCGCTTTTATAAGCAACAATAAGTATATATAAATATAAATGTAAATAAATAATACCGAAATATACTATTTATTAACATAATTGAGTGGGGGGATGACAGCCGTGAGATTGAAATTGGATGGCTGATATCCCTGCTACAGCACCCGTGCCGTGAGTTAACAACGTGAGTGCAGAGGACGCGGAGATAGCgtggcgccgccgccaccgtcgccaaCGGCTCCCTCGCAAACTTGGCTGGCTGGCAACAGGGAGAGTAATCGCCAAGGAAGACAACCGCCACAGGATCAAATATATAGGCATATATAGCAACGCAGGTCGCAGGCAGGGGAGCAACATACGTAGTACACAACTTGTTCGGGATCGTCTTCTccatctccggcggcggcgggtacgTATCTCTTCCTATTTACCCCGCTCCTCCTCCTTCTTGTACATGAATATGCTCTCCGATAAATCCAGAATAAATGCCAACCTCTCAACTGATTGATGCCTGCAGGTGGTTGAAGGCAGCCCCCCTACTGAACCCAATCGCGCGGTCGCGCCTTGTGCATCAAACAAGGCCTCTCAAGATGTTCGTCGTAGAAGACAAGGGTAGCGCCATTGCTCTCATGTGCGCCGCCCTCCTCTTCTTGGGCACATGGCCAGCATTGCTCACCCTCTTGGAGCGCAGGGGCCGGCTACCGCAGCACACGTACCTCGATTACTCGATCACCAACCTCCTCGCCGCGGTCCTCATTGCACTCACCTTGGGCCAGCTTGGGGACAGCAAGCAAAACATGCCCAATTTCTTCACCCAGCTCAATCAGGTTAGCTTAATTAGCtgtctataagtaatcatgcatttatttatttatttattcatttatGCAACAACTTCCTGTTGGTACAGACAATTTTTCATTCGGTTTGCTGACTCTGAATGAATGGATTTTTTGATGAAGGATAACTGGCCTTCGGTGCTGTTTGCAATGGCAGGGGGCCTTGTGCTCAGTATTGGGAACCTTTCTACACAATATGCTTGGGCATATGTGGGTCTCTCAGTTACCGAGGTTATCTGCGCAAGCATGGTTGTTGTTATAGGTAAGTTGATGATCTCCTCTTGCTAACTAAAGTGCGGTAAACATTCTTATTATTATTTTTAGTTATGTTTCTGATGATACTTTTTGAATATTTATTCCTTTAAGTCGCATGTTGTATTTTCAGGCACAACACTGAATTATTTCCTGGACAACCGCATCAACAGGGCAGATATTCTTTTCACTGGAGTGGCTTGCTTCCTTGTTGCAGTCATCCTTGGGACTGCTGTACACTCTTCCAATGCAGCTGATAATGAAGAGAAACTAAGTGAATCCACAAATGGCTACAACCTTGGGTAACATCTCACTTTCTTGCACATTTTTAACACTTACATCGGTAAACCATTTTACGCGCCTTTATGGTTGCTGCTCTGACCATTATTATAATGTCTAATTTAACAGGACAAATGGAGGTATGAAGCCAAGCAAACAAGGTATACATGATGCACTAGAGGTGGACATAGAGAATGGAGCTTGTGCAGAAGAGGCCACCAGAGCTGAAGCAGGAACTGCAGAATACCTAATTGAGCTCGAAGGCCGGCGTTCGGTTAAGGTAAAATCGTAGCGCCAATTCTGTCACAAGTCATTTTATTTCAGAGAGCAAAAAATATCAGGTAGTACTGGATTTTTGGAACACCAATGAGGTGAAGTGATGTAATCAAACTTGGTCATCATTTTCCAGGTGTTTGGATCGAGCACCCTCAAGGGGCTTGGGCTGGTTTTCTTTGCCGGGGTCTGCCTCTCGCTCTTCTCCCCGGCACTCAACCTCGCCACCAATGACCAGTGGCACACCCTGAAAGGCGGCGTCCCGCATTTGGTTGTGTACACCGCCTTCTTCTACTTCTCCATGTCATGCTTTGTCATCGGTGTCGGGCTCAACATCTTGTTCCTCTACCGCCCGATGGCCGGTGTGCCGAAGTCGTCCTTCAGGGCCTATCTGGGTGACTGGGAAGGCAGGCAGTGGGCTCTCCTGGCCGGCTTGCTTTGTGGTTTGGGCAATGGCTTCCAGTTCATGGGTGGTCAGGCTGCTGGTTATGCTGCTGCTGATGCTGTTGAGGTCTGTTTTGCTGAATCAATGTCTAGTCCTTACTCCTTATATGCATGTTCGCATCCAGCACAGTAAAAAAAAAAAGCATGTTTACATTGTTTATatgattcaaaatgttaaaaaagaATACTACTGAATCTCTAAAAAGTATCATATCCTGTGGTAGATATGGTTTTTAACTTTTAAATAAGATGTTAGCAACTTACAAGAAAGATATTCAGAGAGAACTATAAATATGATCTAACTGTTTCTGCATTGTTGGCTATTCATCAGGCATTGCCACTTGTGAGCACATTCTGGGGCATCGTGCTTTTCGGGGAGTACCGCAAGTCGTCCAAGAAAACCTACACTCTGCTCGTGTTGATGCTGCTCATGTTTGTCGCGGCTGTAGCAACGCTCATGGCTTCAGCAGGTCACAGGAGCACAGAGTGATCATTCTGGGGCCACAGGAGTACAAAGCGAAAGTTCGCTCTGCTCGTCGAGTTCATGCTGCTCATGTTGGTCGCCGGCTATGGCCACGCTCATGGCTTCGTCCGTTCAAAGGCGCACAAAGTGATCGGCTGTCCCATCCTTTCATCTCTTCTTCTAGTTTGGGACTCCTCCTGCCACAAGGGCAAGGCATAGGAATATTGGATGAAGTAAGAAGGGAAGGCAAGTGACATTGATCCATCCGGGAAGCAGGCCATGCCATGACAAAGTGGACTTTATTCCTGATGTTTTGGTCTCAATGGAGTTGTTAGATGTAGCCGCACATAACCTGAAACAAGAGATTTTGTAGTTGAAAGAGAATttttaggaattttggaggattggaATCGTAGAAATACTTTCTAAAATCCATTTTGTATTGCAAAAAAATTCCAATGAGTCCAACCTCATGGAAAACTATTGTATCAAATGTTTTGTCTTTTGAGTTATTATAAGATTTCGCTCTTATATCACTCTTGTTGGAGAAATCAAGCTCCCTCCTTGTCAGTGAAATTTTTTCTCCAGAGCAAGTGGTTGTGATTGAAGCCttgttagtaagggtaatgtgatgATATATAATTTATTTGCAGCAAATACAAATGCTCAGAAGAATATGCCTCCATCTTCTAGCGATAATGTTAGTGTATCTGCTAGTGTAGAATTTCATCGGCGCCCCCATGTCGTTGAACTTTTGTCCTAATGAGACCAATCAACTTTGGTTGCACCTACATGCTCTAGTCCTATTATGGGTGTGCCCAATTTGTCATAACACCCATGAACACAAGCATGCTTAGTCTTCTGTTGAATTATGGTTGGGCGCCCACACCACAAGGTGCACCCTAGCTAGTACCCATGTTACTCCTATGCTCTCACCAAGCTTCTCCGTCTACCTCAGACCCAATTTTAGCCAAATTAAAAGAGGATTTGCATAAGATATCAAGAAACTTTTGGAAACGAGCTGAAAGTAAGGAGCCATGTGTACCAAAAGCTTTATCTTGAACGCTTTGAGGCAGTTTTGTACCCTCAAGGTTATAAAGTTTCTGATTTTACTAAATTTAATGGTAAGGGTACGATAATACCTAAAAACACATTAGTCAATATCTAGCACAACTGGTAAAACAGGTTTCATTAATGAATTGAAAGTGTGTTTACTTTCTATATCTTTAACTAGCATCAcattttcatggtttgctgcttTACCCCATGGCTCTATTTACTTATGGTCGCAACTACAAGAAAAAATAATTCATGATCACCTTTATAGCGACGATAATGAGCttaagttgtcacatcttacatcaATTAATCATAACAGATGATGAACCGGTCACtgatcacaaaactactttggtacGCGAAATCTTTGGCTATTAGTTCAATTTGTAGGTACCTGGTTAACTTGAACTCTTTGATCACTCTTTGGCTGGCAAAGCGAAGGCTTGGGTATTAATTCAATCTGTAGATATATACCTTTGACGCTTGGAAAAAATTATCTAGGCTATCCAGTGTAGAAATCCTATGGAGCGACATGTGTGATCTGTAAGACAAAAACCAGGTGAAGTCTTATCAAAGCCTACAAAGGTACCATACTTTACTTGATAGTTATCCTCATCATAATTTACTACCTTGGTTGGAATTACATATCTTCTATGGAGAAATATATGATCAATCTAAGCAATGTGGATTTTAAATTCGGAAGAGCTTTTAGGAATATAATGTTGCCTCACGCACTAATTGTGTTGGCCTCATGCGCAACCACGCGCCCGATCTCGCGCGGGAAATGTAGTTACATTCGAGGGCATGGCTCGCCCTTGTACGCCTACCTGCACTCAGGTTGGAACGGTCAGTGATCGTTCGATACTATCCCTAAAGTTATAACAATCGCTAAATAGTCACGTTCAAAATTTGTATTCCACATAAAAACAGAGTGTCGTGGGGTGTTAGAGCAACTCTCGCGGAAGGATGACTAACTACAAGTATGCGAGCAATTGGAAGGGTGGGGTGCTGAGAGAATGATGGAAAAAGCCAATGAAACGGAAGCTACTAATCGATGTTGATGATGCGTCTAGAGAGGATTCAAGTGACAGTGAAGTTGGTGTGGTTATCAGAGACTATAAAGGTGAGTGCATCAGTTGTACCCAGTGCCATCTTCCCCATGTTGTCGATGCAGCGATGGTTGAAGCATTTGCTTTCAAAAAGGGTTTGCAAATTGCACAATAAAATAGGTACCAACTCTTTCACAATTCACAATGACTGTCTTCAGGTTGTTCAAACCATTAATAATAGAGGTTTCACGACTACTTCGACAAGTGTAGTTTACATGGATTATAATATTCTTCTCGTTGGTTTGATAATATTGTAATAGAGAGGCCAATGTTGTGGCTATGGCTAGAACTTGTGTTTCGGATGTTGACCCCCCTGACTTTATTTTCATGATTTTGGTGAACGATGTAACTCTTTTATCTAATCAATAAAGGTTGATTTGATGGCTTTTCCTCAATGACAACAAAATTCTAGTAGAGACGACGTATTGACCAAAGAAAGACACTCTAGCATAGTCACCATACATGTTAGAATCGTCGTAATTTATTTCATATTTGGCGTCTCATGACTGACTTATGAAAAGAAAACTTCGCGTGTTCTCTCACCTCACATGGATGGCAGGGAGACTGAGGAAACGGGATGCCCTATGGACAAGTGGGTCCCATATTTATTTCAGGGTAATCGTGTATGTCGGTATATACTAAAGTAAAATTACATGAACCCATACGTAATGAAATTACTAAACAGGCACGACAACTGCCCTGGAAACTCTATGAAGAAGCCCAGGAAAACAATTCTATTAGGCCCCCTGTACAAATCGATCGTCTTTTGATCCCCAAAGCCGTTGAGGTAGACGCTGGAGACATAGGAGAAGTACCTTCTTCATCGTCATAGCCAGGAGGGCATCATCACTGTCAGGGCTTTGTGAACCAAAGACCGGCCTGCTGCACGCGTGGGCAAACATAAACTACCTATATGCTTTCATCAGTTATCCACTTCGTACTTTGCTACCCAGCGTCTACAGTAGGCATGATAACTAGCACACCAGTAGTACGTCCTTCCCGGTCCTCTCGTACTAGGGAAAGGTCATGTTAGCCGAGTGTTGTCCTCGTGCCATGCAGACCTCGTAATCGGTGCCGCCCATTGACAAAATCGAGAAAGACTAGACATGCCGTCCTCACGCCTCTTTCCATGCTTCATGCAAATCACCTTATCCCACGAGCCAACACCATCACCATGGGCTATAACCATCGGCCATCCACGAACACGAACCACACTGCTCTTCAACCATGATTATGGAGGCAACAAATATAGAAACTCCGAGTTTGCGCACCACCTTGATAACCTTGCCCCATAAGCATTTCTTATCAATATGACGACTTTGCTAGAGTTGCTATTAAAAGACAGCGCAAGACTAGGGTGGACCAGACAAAAGAATTGTAGATGGAGAAGCTAGGTATTGTTTCTCCTTCACATGGGTTTTATTGCAAAATCGAACTATTACTGGAGAAGTGGAGATCCTAGCAAAAGGACGCGGTTTTTTACGTTCGCGTTCCGTATGCAGCGCGAATCTAAGCCGGTCATCATGCATGTTGTCCAATCAGTTAGgcccaccactactaggaaaagggctatagatggaattgacactaatggcgcaccagacatgtggtgcgccattactatatactaatggcgcaccatgtgttggtacgccattagtgtccaaatactaatggcgcaccacatcgcgggtgcgccattagtaaaaaaaaaattaatttttttgtcaaaactactaatggcgcaccgtgggagtggtgcgccattactagttgaactagtaatggcgcaccatgccacggtgcgccattagtaacttggccaccacttccaccgaatgcacccccccccccgtggatcgccttttcagttttaaaaaaaataaaagaaaatgatgaaaatgtcaaaaaaataaaagaaaataagtttcccatgtgatatgtggtctagttgttgggaaaatttgcaaatatgaatttcgacttcatttgcaaaatctctcgagaatttgtaaaaatgggcataacttttgcatactaactcggatgaaaaagttttttatatgaaaaatcatctactcgaaaaattacatccgaatttaaccgggggaaccttgttaaacattttcaaaatcctcaaaaacctaacagaaataaagatacggggcttttaagatctggagaggcaaaaaaattcaaaaaaattcaaactaactaatggcgcacctgcccatggtgcgccattagtatcttcccgccttcaaaatttaaaataagtcaaaaataaaaaaaaagttactaatggcgcacatgcCCATGgttcgccattagtatcttcccgccttcaaaattcaaaacaagtcaaaaaaataaaaaaaagttactaatgacgcaccggcccatggtgcgccattagtatcttcccgccttcaaaattcaaaataagtcaaaaaataaaaaaaatagtaatAGCGCAcctacccacggtgcgccattactatgtcgtatatatggctgggcgcacctcttccactccacctctcctccactccgtctcctcctctcctctcctccactccatctcctcctctcctctccttcactccttctcctcctctccggcgacctccttctcctctccagcgacctcctcctcctctccggcgacctcctcctctccgggaacctcctcctccctcctctcctcccctcccctcccctcacggtttctcctccctcctctccggtgagctcctcctccctcctctcctcccattccctcatggtttctccttcctcctctccgatgcttcgaactcctctctggcgacctcctcctcctctccggcgatgtaggcgagcgcctctccggtgacctcctcctcctcctctccgacgaactcctctccggcaaaagaacacggcaaaagaacgtacaagatccaaaaacaggaacaaaatttgaaataatatcgtgtcaaaaaatgagcaaaaaaactagcaaaaaatgggcaaaaaaatcacgatccagatccaaattcaaaattcaaaaatagcaatggcgcacggtgggggttagacggtgcgccactactattttcccgccttcaaaattcaaaaatactaatggcgcaccgtggcctatactaatggcgcaccagtggcctatactaatggcgcaccagtggtgcgccattagtataccagatactaatggcgcatcaatgatgcgccattagtaaaaattactaatggcatgctagtaatggcgcaccagtgatgcgccattagtaggcaaaactggtgcgccattagtagg
Above is a window of Triticum dicoccoides isolate Atlit2015 ecotype Zavitan chromosome 5B, WEW_v2.0, whole genome shotgun sequence DNA encoding:
- the LOC119305107 gene encoding ureide permease 1-like, with the protein product MFVVEDKGSAIALMCAALLFLGTWPALLTLLERRGRLPQHTYLDYSITNLLAAVLIALTLGQLGDSKQNMPNFFTQLNQDNWPSVLFAMAGGLVLSIGNLSTQYAWAYVGLSVTEVICASMVVVIGTTLNYFLDNRINRADILFTGVACFLVAVILGTAVHSSNAADNEEKLSESTNGYNLGTNGGMKPSKQGIHDALEVDIENGACAEEATRAEAGTAEYLIELEGRRSVKVFGSSTLKGLGLVFFAGVCLSLFSPALNLATNDQWHTLKGGVPHLVVYTAFFYFSMSCFVIGVGLNILFLYRPMAGVPKSSFRAYLGDWEGRQWALLAGLLCGLGNGFQFMGGQAAGYAAADAVEALPLVSTFWGIVLFGEYRKSSKKTYTLLVLMLLMFVAAVATLMASAGHRSTE